The Helianthus annuus cultivar XRQ/B chromosome 16, HanXRQr2.0-SUNRISE, whole genome shotgun sequence genome includes a window with the following:
- the LOC110915421 gene encoding uncharacterized protein LOC110915421: MTLVRGVLRSLAAGNSPGFSIARTLATNAASATDSYANTNSTETMEEFERSIFGEPGNDQSAKSFFQKLDQPKWARERYTRMNSSGKPGYVDGLAESLTTLTDGMDGKLKDAATYFKYDVNEVEKENYKFRPDVTFWPGNTYDVKDLDLTKPGVRKPSKRSEFEVTTDEVLQKADFRNVRFLANFITEAGVIIKRSKTKISAKAQRKVAREIKTARAFGLMPFTSMGSKHFVYGRTMEDLDKDYEYEVYEHNFVDDASSTL, encoded by the exons ATGACACTTGTTCGGGGTGTTCTACGGTCTCTTGCGGCTGGCAATTCACCTGGGTTTTCAATTGCCAGGACTTTGGCTACAAATGCTGCTTCAG CCACCGACTCCTACGCGAATACAAACTCAACAGAGACTATGGAGGAGTTTGAAAGAAGCATTTTTGGTGAACCGGGCAACGACCAGAGTGCAAAGTCTTTTTTTCAGAAGTTGGATCAGCCAAAATGGGCTCGTGAAAGATACACTAGGATGAATAGTTCTGGAAAACCGGGATACGTCGACGGTCTAGCCGAGAGTTTAACAACTTTGACCGATGGTATGGATGGGAAGTTAAAGGATGCCGCTACTTATTTCAAATACGATGTTAATGAAGTTGAGAAAGAGAATTACAAGTTCAGACCAGATGTTACGTTTTGGCCTGGTAATACTTATGATGTTAAG GATCTTGATCTTACGAAACCAGGTGTTCGTAAGCCATCTAAAAGATCCGAGTTTGAAGTAACAACAGATGAAGTTCTTCAAAAAGCTGATTTCAGG AATGTGCGTTTTCTTGCTAACTTTATAACCGAGGCTGGAGTGATTATCAAAAGGAGCAAG ACTAAAATTAGTGCCAAAGCCCAAAGGAAGGTTGCTAGAGAGATTAAGACAGCTCGAGCCTTTGGACTAATGCCGTTCACATCAATGGGAAGCAAACATTTTGTTTATGGCAGAACAATGGAGGATCTTGACAAAGATTACGAGTATGAAGTTTATGAACACAACTTTGTTGACGATGCGTCTTCAACCTTATAA
- the LOC110915738 gene encoding uncharacterized protein LOC110915738: protein MKFYQSSSSEAQLSEFKPARNCLPCFQSHSTNHHMIKDMTEPLYVKTNPGVVAKLMGLDSIPQRRIPLVHHQEDTRGHPNGKTSMVLEIKKGKFFILGFEAGCKGKGEARIDSKRKLAEDDESKKKKRVTETLKSNKVLKESANVDFELGFLDQLVLELLYII from the exons ATGAAATTCTACCAATCTTCATCCTCAGAAGCCCAATTATCCGAATTCAAACCCGCCCGAAACTGCCTTCCATGCTTCCAAAGTCATTCCACAAACCATCACATGATTAAGGATATGACTGAGCCGTTGTATGTTAAAACCAACCCCGGTGTTGTTGCGAAGCTAATGGGATTGGATTCGATCCCACAACGACGGATCCCTTTGGTTCATCATCAAGAAGATACCCGAGGTCACCCGAATGGTAAAACTTCAATGGTTCTCGAGATCAAGAAAGGGAAATTCTTCATTCTTGGTTTCGAGGCGGGATGTAAAG GTAAAGGCGAGGCGAGAATAGATTCGAAGAGGAAGTTAGCGGAAGATGATGAATCAAAGAAGAAGAAACGTGTAACGGAGACATTAAAATCTAATAAAGTGTTGAAAGAGAGTGCAAATGTTGATTTTGAGTTGGGATTTTTAGATCAATTGGTTCTTGAATTACTATACATCATCTAA